The genomic stretch ACACTGGGGTTTTTGTTGcgtatttttcatttttaaaaaagatttagGATTAATTCTTCAGCTGTCTGGCATATCTACCCTTGATACTCCTGCTGCTTACTTAGTTGACTTTTCTGGAGGTCAGTGTAGCTGATACAAGGACGATAAAAGCATTctgtcagaaatatttctttttggttttttcaacATTATCTCTTGTTCAGCCATTCTTTCCACCCCTGCTAGCATTAGAAGTCCCCTGCTCATTACAGTTCTTCACAGAAGCCAAATTCCTTGCTGAGATGATAATTTTTTGATGAGTTGAAGAATTCTTCACAATGAGAACAAGAACATGCTGGATCTTGActatgttaaaaataaagatacatTTCCTATTATATAGATAACATTTCATGCCCTGCACCATTTCAGGATGAGAAACAGGAATTTTCTCGTGCCTGCATTTGTAGCCTTTTGATATTTAGGATTCCAGCCCTTTTTTTGAAGAGTCACACCCAGAAGTGGGGTTGCTGTATGGACTGGACTGACCTAAATCCCCCATGTGCTGCCTCCCTCTGCATTGCAGGATGATGACTTTGTGACACGGGATGACTTTGATGACACTGACCAGCTGAGGATAGGAAATGATGGCATTTTCATGCTGACTTTCTTCAGTAAGTACCTCATGGAATGAactttttttccaagcagtGACCCAGAGTACTTTGGGTCACATTTATGTTTATGTAACACCAGGAAAAACCTGAGTGCAAGGAGTTTATGGTTTTTTGCCTTGGTATATAAAGGTGTCTTgacctgctgcttttctcttgctttctcaGTGGCATTCCTCTTCAACTGGATTGgatttttcctgtctttctgtCTGACTACTTCAGCTGCAGGACGATATGGGGCCATTTCTGGCTTTGGTCTGTCTCTTATTAAGTGGATCCTTATTGTCAGGGTGAGTTGTGTGGTGCAAAACCATGTACACAGACACTGATACTCTTTTTCCCCAGCAGGTTTTTATCTCATACTGAAGTTAGTGATaaatttaggggatttttaaaataatgaaaaaattttTGAGCTACTTACTCACTAAAAGCAGCTCAATTGTATCCTGTTTATATGCTGAATTACAGCTgtagtaaaataaaagaaagattGCACACCCAGATATGCTTTggggatgctccatccctggaagtgtccaagttTAAGCTGGACAGGGAttcctgggatagtggaaggtgtccctgtctgtggcaAAAGAGTGGAGCTGTAGGAtcctttccagcccagcccctgtgggATTCTGGGGTTCATTCTGTGTGTCTGACAGAGGCACTGGCCTGATCAGAGTGTGGtttgtgctgagcagcagcaaggctcTGATCCTGGGAAAACATGAACCCAGgcaaagccagccctgccctcagcctctgcagcctctgtgccctggctctcctctggaaagaaggaaattctCTAAAATGCTGGATAGCTGATGAGGAGAGGGAAACAGGGCCGtgggaggagcagcactgggagaaggCCGTGGGTGCCCTCTGGTGCAGCCTCCCTGcggcacaggagcaggagcaggagcggCTGCCATCCTGCTCCAGGATTTTTAGCTCTTAGATTTTTCTGAGGGAttgggagagaaaatatttccatcagGAAATCTTTATTTGGAGCCTGTGAAATGATGGCATTCCAGGCTGAAAGTTGAATTTCAAGCAAGGCAGCTCATTGGCTGTAAGTAGAAGTAGGGAGCATTCATGTCAGAGCTGTCACTTCCTACCCTGTcttttggggctgggaattcTAATTTGTAAATGCAGCATCTTTTCACTTTTCTGACAGTTTTTGTGGTCATCTTGGTTCAGAGGTGTTAAGGACTGTTTGCTCGATTAAGAGGTGTGACAGAAGGAGATGACATTATCTGTGGATTTGATTTAAACATCAGTAACAAGTTTATCTTTTGTTAAGTTTTTAAGTTTGAATAGAACAAACCCAGAGGAATTGTAATGTATTTATACTGAAACTGTGAACCTCAGTGCTCTCATAGTGTTGGTGCCTTTCATTTAATAGCGGTAATTTTCCCAATTGGGAATCTTGTCAGTGGATTCCACAGATGTgggatttcttttccagatgTTACACCGTCCAACCTGACAGTGTAATGAatgtgctgcactgctgcaagCCTGCTCTCCCCTTTCAGAACCTGCAGCTGTGCTTTATAAGCATCCAGGACACAATTTAAAACAGGAATATTTGCCCAGCAGTGTCCTTGTGCCCCACTGATTGGCAGAATTCATAGCTGGGTGTTGAATCTGTCCCATTCCCCTTGTTGGAGCTGGTGCAGAAAAACTATAAATAACAGTTTGTGGAGGTAACTCATTGCTGCAGCTGGTGAAATGCAGCATCCCATGAGATCTCTTGTGTGCAGCCCTGATCTGGTTGCTGCTAAAATTGGTGGGGATAGACTTTGGTTCACAAACTTCCATGTGCTCTAAACTGTAcgttttttttgctgtttttcagttCTCCACCTATTTTCCTGGTTACTTCGATGGCCAGTACTGGCTTTGGTGGGTCTTCCTTGTACTAGGTGAGTGGCTGTGGGGGGAAAGATGCTTAAAAACTGTAAAGTCAGGTAGGATTTTGGGAGCATTCCTGGCTGTTGAATATGTGTGGGTGGATGTCCAGATGAAATGTGACCCTCATACTCCTCTGAGTGAGCACATTCAGGTTTTAAAGGCACATGTAAACACTGTCCTGCCAGTTCTTGGTGGCAGCATCCTGACATCATTGAGAAGTTAAGAAGAGGATAATGCTTGTAACTGATGTTGTGTCTGCTCTTGCATCTTAAATGGAGGGGTGCATTGTTCCCTTCctcatcttattttctttttcctgctgtgggagTGACTGGATCTTGTTTCGAGTCAAAAGTTTTGTGATTGCCCAAGGAAAGTTTGTTTTTGAAGTTACCTGAAATGGAAAGATGAGGTGTTATTGCTACCAAAAATAATTACTGTGTGTGATCAGCTGCTGTGCATCCCAGTGATGAGGACCTCTGCAGTGGTGGCAGGGAGTTCAGCTGGTCCCTCTCCTTGAAGAAGCAACACCTGTGTTAACTGGACAAATGTGTCTCTCCCCTGcaggttttctgctgtttctcagaGGATTTATTAATTATGCAAAGGTTAGGAAGATGCCAGATACGTTTTCCACTCTTCCAAGAACCAGAGTTCTCTTTATTTACTAAAGGTAAATTTTCTACTTTCCTGAATTTGTTATGCTTTGATTTTAACTCTATTTAGTGACTTTTCTAGGCTACACTTTCCATTGATTGAATATTTTTAGAACTCAAGGAAGCAGGGAACAGTTGTTTCTTGGTACACCCTACCCAGCTCCTGAATCTGCAGAGCCCAGACTGACCTGATGGGAGGCAGAGGAACACTGGACATTTGTCCCCGAGTTTTTGCTGTGAGGAATTGGATATTCCTTTGATTCCCTGACTAGATACTGTGAGAACAAAACCCCTGTCCCTTGGTACTGCTGAGTGTTTGGCAAATGTGTCTTTGAGAATAAATCACATGCCTGAAACACGTGGTGTGTCCCAACCCCGAGGAGAGGTCACAAAATGTTGTTAGAGGGGCGTGCCAGTGCCTTTGGCTTTTGTCCCAGAACGAGCAATTTGTCTGAATTCTGCTGTTTGAAATTGCTGCCAGGCTCCTGAAGAAATGACACCCTTGCACACCTTTGCTCTCCTCAGACCCTCCCACTCACCTGAGCTGTCCTCCCTGAGCATCCTGCAAAAGCCTGAGTGCCTGGGAGTGTTTTGCTTCAGTGCTGAACCTCAGGCTGGCTGCCTTAATGGGGCTTTAAAGGAGGAGGCTTAAGTAGCTGAAGCCTTGTAGCATAAtttcctgctcacagcagatAATGGCCTGGCATTAACTGTCCCTCCCCGAGGGGAAGGAAATCCTGGAATAGGTTGCTTCCCAGCTGGGGAATGCAACACGATGCTCCCTTTAGAAATATCATAATAACACTCCATTTCCCCAGAGAGGCAATTGCAGCTGGGACActcaaagaaaccaaaccagccccagcttTAAATTGGGGGTCATTAAATTGTTGAGATTTGAAAACCGAGCCTTGGGTTTCCAAATGCACTTCCCTTTTATTAGAAACTGCAAATTGCCCACGATTCTGCTTCATTTCCAGGCTGTGAGGGGaacctgcagcacagaacagcctTTGTGCAGTGCTTTCCTCTGGTGATAGTGTGTAAAAATAGTTCAGCCAATTTCTTTACGTGTTTTAGTTCTGTTTAACAAAGTTCTGGTTTGTGACCTCCTCCAGGATCTGTAATGTCCTCCCAGATTCCTGCTGAGTCACCAGAGGCTTGATTCCCCCCAGTTTATAGTCACAATGTGAGCATTGAAAGTCAGCTTTATCTCTGTATTTTGTGTGActgaacaattaaaaaaaatctgctcctttaccaaaactttattttttattccctaAAGGAGCTCTGTGGTTTCTTTTTGCATAGacttttcctgtgtttgaaatttgaaattacatttttagaGACCTGGCTTCACTCCTTGCTTGTGGAGGTGTAGAGTgtttaaattcttatttatgTGTCATTTTAGAGCATTTTCAAAAAGCACTTTCAGATATGCTGAGATAAATGTCCAGAataattcataaatatttcaacTGTGATACTTCCCCTGAAAGTAAATCTTTAATCCTGAATTCTGAGTGAAGAAACCACAAAAGGCTTGGATTTTTAGTGTATTATTGTCCTTAGCTGAGATTTCCTCTTCAGGGCATGATGCAAAGGGCACAGTGAGGGATTGTTGTTATTTCAG from Camarhynchus parvulus chromosome 13, STF_HiC, whole genome shotgun sequence encodes the following:
- the NDFIP1 gene encoding NEDD4 family-interacting protein 1, producing MAAAAAEPSTGRYQQLQNEEEPGEAVPVVNDAPPPYSSISAENTAYFDYKDESGFPKPPSYNVATTLPSYDEAERSKAEATIPLVPGRDDDFVTRDDFDDTDQLRIGNDGIFMLTFFMAFLFNWIGFFLSFCLTTSAAGRYGAISGFGLSLIKWILIVRFSTYFPGYFDGQYWLWWVFLVLGFLLFLRGFINYAKVRKMPDTFSTLPRTRVLFIY